The sequence CGCTTATCTACTTCAATGAGCATATCACTGATACGTGAACCAATTTGCTTAGCCAGTGTTTCAAGCTCTGTGGTGCTCTTGTCCTCAACCAGTATGGTAAAGGCGGTATCACTGAAACGACTCACATGCCCGTCTGATATCAGCTCATCTAACGCATAGGCGACTTGCTTGACGGTCGCATCTACCCCTTGCAAACCTAGACTGCTTCTTATTTTACCGACATTATCGAGCTGAATATACAAAAGCCCAGCCGTCATTATACCTTGACGTGCTTGCTGGTACACGATTGCCAGTTGTTCTTCAAAGCCGCGGCGGTTGTTGATTCCTGTCAGACTGTCTTTGCATTCAGCGGCTGCCAAACGCTTAGCGACTTCCGCACTATTATTATGGTTTTGTTGGATAATAACCTGCGTCACCGGTTCGCCATCTAAGGTCGCGGCTGCCAATTGTAGCTTTGCTTCAAAAGTACTGCCATCCATCCGCTTACTTTCAAAATTGAACTCGACTTCTTGGCGGCTACCTTTATCAAATTGACGTAAAAACTGTTTGAAACCCTTAACGTTATCACCGCCTGCAATCAGGTCAACAACAGGCACGCCTATGGCATCATTAATCGACTCAAAACCAAAAAGCTGAAGATAAGGGTCATTGGCAAAAATATGGATACCCTGATCAATATAGGCGACCGCACTTTTGGAGTTTTTAATCAATACGTTGGCGCGTTGCTCTGCTTCAGAAAGAACATGTCGCAACGTTCTAAGCTCACGACGACTGCGTAAATTATCATGCTGTAGACAGATAGACATCACTACTGCCATCTCTTGGTCTACTTTGAGCGATTTGACCATCGTGCCGCTAATAATATCGGGTAGCCCCTCATCGTTATTGGCAGACGCTGCCATCTCTTCATTGAATAGGCAGATCATAGGCAAATCAATACTTTGCTCTTGAACGACGCCCACCACATCGGTGAAACTCATATCATAAGCATTGCCAAACACCAAGACATCCCACGGTTGTCGAAGTGACTTTAACAGCTCCTCTTTATCGTCCAAAAACCCTAAATTGATGGTGTCATAATAGCAACCTAGTAAGTGCACAAGGCGCTCAGCATAGAGCTGATCGTCATCAATGACTAAGAGGTTTAAGATGGACTGAGTACGCATAAGAAGCCTTTTGGATCTTGTTTTTATGTTTGATACCCTACACCTTTTCCAAGCATTAACCCAGCAAGGAAAATACTATCAGGGATAGGCTTAGCGGTTTTTAGTAGATTGGCATCGTCTTTCGAATCAAGGCGACATCTTGGCGAAGCAAAAACATCGTATAAACGAACATAACTGTATCAATCATTATAGACAATAACTTGACTGATTGCAGACTAACTTATCATCATTATTCAGTACACTTATTCACTGCTATTATTGAATAAAAAATTCAATAAAGTAACCTTTAAGCCAGCATTTATTGACATTACTATTTGACAACTTTTCCATAGACGCTCAAACAAACTACAGCTGCACCACCTCATACTGGCTGAATTCATCCGTAATCAGCAACCTCTGCCCCAAACGTAAAGGGGTTTGTTTGCTATTAATACGCATAATGACTCTATCATCGGTCTGAAAGTAAGAAGTCGGTACAATCAGAGTACCAGTGGTTTGTAGTCGATCATCTCTACCAAGGATAAATGCTGGCACAAAATGGCGACTACGCGTTTTTCTGCCTTCACCTTCTAAACGCAAGCCACAAGCCACTAGCTGATGTCCGAGTACTTGCCACTCGATCTCTGGGTTTTTGCTATCAAAATCAAGCCAGCGCGCCACGCCCATTGACCAATCAGGCGGCGTGATTGTATCAGATCGACAGACTAAAAAAAGGCTCATCATATGTAATGCTGGCGGTGCAGTCGTCGCAGATGCATTCTCATCAGCCACTATGTTAAGACTGTCTTTATGAACACTTTCTTTATAAAAGCCATCTTTATGAAAGCGGTCTTTATTTAAAGTATCTACTGTTGATGATAGTCGCAGGGTGCGAAATAGTGATAAATCATCATTACGATCAAAGGTTTCACTGGCTAATACGTGGCTGCTGTCTTGTTTTTTATTCACGGTATCATAACGAGGACGCTGCTCATCTGGTAACTCTTTTATAGCGATTAAACTGGTAAAGCTATGCGAATGGCTCACCCGATAATGAATATTATTAAAACCTGTAATCAAAACAGCGTCTTCTTTCGCACGATGTTTAGTCGCTAGGGTGAGCGGCGGCTGTAAATAGCGGTAATTGAGCGTCATCGCTATTTTATTAAGCAAGTGACTCTCAACGCCGTCACCCCCTTCCTTAACTAAAGCCTGTTTGCGTCGTTTAAGATACTCAACCAGCGGGGCAATTTCTATAAATAAACAGTGATAGCGATCATCGTATGGGTTGATTGTAGAACTGGCCGTCAGGTAAGTTGGCGGATTGTCACTTTGTAAATCAACGAACACGCGGGTCTC is a genomic window of Psychrobacter cibarius containing:
- a CDS encoding EAL domain-containing protein; this encodes MRTQSILNLLVIDDDQLYAERLVHLLGCYYDTINLGFLDDKEELLKSLRQPWDVLVFGNAYDMSFTDVVGVVQEQSIDLPMICLFNEEMAASANNDEGLPDIISGTMVKSLKVDQEMAVVMSICLQHDNLRSRRELRTLRHVLSEAEQRANVLIKNSKSAVAYIDQGIHIFANDPYLQLFGFESINDAIGVPVVDLIAGGDNVKGFKQFLRQFDKGSRQEVEFNFESKRMDGSTFEAKLQLAAATLDGEPVTQVIIQQNHNNSAEVAKRLAAAECKDSLTGINNRRGFEEQLAIVYQQARQGIMTAGLLYIQLDNVGKIRSSLGLQGVDATVKQVAYALDELISDGHVSRFSDTAFTILVEDKSTTELETLAKQIGSRISDMLIEVDKRTTSTTVSIGIVKIETNTAEPSIVLERAMDAINQIMIETSNHGGTYHLYDPSEHANSDDHALAESLVDAIANSRFELSFQPIYDINNDRSDFFEVYLRLPLADADNTILTPDQFMAVAKTHKLLEKIDRWVLINACKKVNEVRKTHPEARLLVQLTSASLIDKKLPSVASQLIKAVGGAAGVLTLQFNEKDVSDHLTVAKTQFAALSQVSCQIGINNFGSSAKSIEIVSFVQPDMVRLARSYVDGIESADNLETVKSLIMRTNEVNVDVLMPYIEDAATMSVAWSVGARYLQGYYLEEPSSTIKVAT